A single Sulfurimonas aquatica DNA region contains:
- a CDS encoding ATP-dependent helicase produces the protein MPLSRLNEEQYAAATSSFAENLIIASAGTGKTSTIVGRIGHLVNNGVKPNEILLLTFTNKAAAEMVARVAEYFGKDVASKIDAGTFHAVSYRWLKKHDKKVVLKQQRELKTLFRSVFEKRSFERIDADVTPYGGNHLYDLYSFYQNTELNNNFEDWVKEKYEDHEGFALIYADVVDEFESLKKEYGFVNFNDLLLHFREMCQTNDLGYKEVLVDEYQDTNALQGTLIDAMNPPSLFCVGDYDQSIYAFNGADISIIGSYTKKFPNAKVHTLTKNYRSSRPILSLATKVIEHNERIYPKQLEVTRVDSAQAPKLLTYDELFDQYHAMAAQIRDSQTPREEIAVIFRNNSSADGIEVGLRELDIPCKRKGGTSFFDSREIKAILDLYTLLVNESDMMAFIHLFEFARGIGSAMAKELYLAFKALGQGSMFYGLYAPDESLKNPFEKRKLNHQLGLFDDFIELGAVGKYAKLGFEDKFMRNPILKHPRLTKDSATFVHNFYLLFRDLKGVKKPLDVVKKISNSELYKYISEVLATKRATLKDGSIDEKQKAESLTRIERKKLLLQELCKPYSEHERFLNAMILGSSDLTQGEGVNLLSVHASKGLEYKEVYVVDLMDGRFPNRKLMQRGGSLDEERRLFYVAVTRAKDILYLSYAKYDKIKKQNFLPSQFLYEAGLVPKDEAYEAMVMKDADKDED, from the coding sequence ATGCCACTGTCGCGTTTAAATGAAGAACAGTATGCCGCTGCAACTTCTTCTTTTGCTGAAAACCTCATTATCGCTTCTGCTGGAACTGGTAAAACTTCTACTATAGTTGGTCGTATAGGTCACTTAGTCAACAACGGCGTTAAACCAAACGAGATCCTTTTGCTTACCTTTACAAACAAGGCGGCAGCTGAGATGGTGGCTCGCGTGGCAGAGTACTTTGGAAAAGATGTCGCATCAAAAATAGATGCGGGAACCTTTCACGCGGTGAGTTATAGATGGCTAAAAAAACATGATAAAAAAGTTGTTTTAAAACAGCAACGCGAACTCAAAACTCTCTTTAGATCTGTGTTTGAAAAACGCTCATTTGAACGCATAGACGCAGACGTAACGCCATATGGTGGAAATCATCTATATGATCTTTACTCTTTTTATCAAAATACGGAATTAAACAATAATTTTGAAGATTGGGTAAAAGAGAAGTATGAAGACCATGAAGGTTTCGCGCTCATTTATGCCGACGTGGTTGATGAGTTTGAGAGTCTCAAAAAAGAGTATGGTTTTGTAAATTTTAATGACCTTCTTTTGCACTTTCGTGAGATGTGCCAAACTAATGACTTAGGCTACAAAGAAGTTCTCGTAGATGAATACCAAGATACGAACGCTCTTCAAGGAACCCTTATAGACGCCATGAATCCGCCATCGCTCTTCTGCGTTGGCGATTATGACCAGAGCATCTACGCATTTAATGGTGCGGACATAAGCATCATAGGTTCATACACGAAGAAGTTTCCAAACGCCAAAGTTCATACCCTTACTAAGAACTATCGCTCATCAAGACCTATACTCTCACTTGCAACAAAGGTGATAGAGCATAATGAACGCATCTATCCTAAACAGTTGGAAGTAACTCGCGTTGATTCAGCTCAAGCTCCCAAACTTTTAACATATGATGAGCTTTTTGATCAGTACCACGCAATGGCGGCTCAGATAAGAGACTCTCAAACGCCAAGAGAAGAGATAGCCGTTATCTTTCGAAACAACTCTTCAGCAGATGGCATAGAAGTAGGGCTTAGGGAATTAGATATTCCTTGTAAACGCAAGGGTGGGACTAGCTTTTTTGACTCTAGGGAGATAAAAGCGATTTTAGACCTTTATACTCTGCTTGTAAACGAATCAGACATGATGGCGTTTATACATCTCTTTGAATTTGCGCGTGGGATAGGTTCAGCTATGGCTAAAGAACTTTACTTGGCGTTTAAGGCTCTAGGGCAGGGGAGTATGTTTTATGGTTTATACGCTCCAGACGAGTCTTTGAAAAATCCTTTTGAAAAACGTAAGTTAAACCATCAACTAGGTTTGTTTGATGACTTTATAGAACTAGGTGCTGTAGGAAAGTATGCAAAACTAGGTTTTGAAGATAAGTTTATGCGAAACCCTATTTTAAAGCATCCTAGACTTACAAAAGACTCTGCAACTTTTGTTCATAACTTCTACCTTCTCTTTCGTGATTTAAAGGGAGTCAAAAAGCCTCTTGACGTTGTTAAAAAGATTTCTAATTCTGAGTTATACAAATATATATCTGAAGTTTTAGCGACTAAAAGAGCGACACTTAAAGATGGCTCTATAGATGAGAAACAAAAGGCGGAGTCACTCACTCGCATAGAGAGAAAAAAACTTCTACTTCAAGAGTTGTGCAAACCATACTCAGAACATGAACGCTTTTTAAACGCCATGATACTTGGCTCTTCAGACTTAACTCAAGGCGAGGGCGTAAATCTGCTAAGCGTACACGCCTCTAAGGGTCTAGAGTACAAAGAGGTTTACGTAGTCGACCTAATGGATGGACGTTTTCCAAATCGTAAGTTGATGCAAAGAGGTGGAAGTCTTGATGAAGAGAGACGACTCTTTTACGTAGCCGTAACTCGGGCCAAGGATATTTTGTATTTGAGTTATGCAAAGTATGATAAGATAAAAAAACAGAACTTCTTACCATCGCAGTTTCTGTATGAAGCGGGACTCGTTCCAAAAGACGAGGCTTACGAAGCGATGGTTATGAAAGACGCAGATAAAGATGAAGATTAA
- a CDS encoding cation transporter yields the protein MVNRRVMVISVTGVAFVLSVLLAFAYTNATKAEEKVVVKESKILKKAINMQGMTCDGCEELITSVGSKIPGVTNISASSPKQLTIVEYNNSITDIDTIMTAIAKTGYKTLSAEDFNENHLPKVKEEIKKETKEIPSTVGEMKCGAGKCGSSME from the coding sequence ATGGTAAATAGAAGAGTAATGGTTATATCGGTAACGGGAGTGGCTTTTGTACTCTCAGTATTGTTGGCATTTGCATATACAAACGCGACAAAAGCAGAAGAAAAAGTTGTAGTTAAAGAGTCGAAAATTCTAAAAAAAGCTATAAATATGCAGGGTATGACTTGTGATGGTTGTGAAGAACTTATAACAAGTGTAGGCTCAAAGATACCAGGCGTGACAAATATAAGCGCGTCTAGTCCAAAACAGCTTACTATAGTAGAGTATAATAACTCTATTACTGATATAGACACTATCATGACCGCAATAGCAAAAACGGGCTATAAAACTTTGAGTGCTGAGGATTTTAATGAGAATCATCTTCCTAAAGTAAAAGAAGAGATTAAAAAAGAGACTAAAGAGATACCATCTACTGTTGGTGAAATGAAATGTGGTGCTGGAAAATGTGGCTCTTCTATGGAGTAG
- a CDS encoding protein kinase — translation MQTLKQLQSGELKGIKELKVSEELTTFPQEIFDLADTLEILDLSHNKLKSIPKNISRLKKLKIAFFSFNDFTHVPAEFKECENLYMLGLKSNKIEKFDEDILPTTISWLILTDNRLTSLPNSIGKLTKLQKFPLAGNRLTALPESMQACTNLELMRLSANNFGELPSWLFKLPKLSWLAFSGNPCSVSHELQSKEIALEDIQVKELLGEGASGEIYKAYSKELGNEVALKLFKGAVTSDGYAKDEMNAYLHVKEHPNLIKVLAKIKDEEKLGVVLEYISSDYVNLGNPPNFDTCSRDTYEDGTLFDIETIRSVVSSIASVAKHMHEHNLMHGDLYAHNILLNANNSCYLGDFGAASFYENKNNMHEKLEVRAFGCLLEELLLRSSSKECSSFKMLDDLKDKCMSEDVDSRPLFKEMQIYEEYIL, via the coding sequence ATGCAAACATTAAAACAGTTACAATCAGGTGAGCTAAAAGGTATTAAAGAACTTAAAGTCTCAGAGGAGCTAACTACTTTTCCCCAAGAGATTTTTGACTTAGCTGATACTCTAGAGATACTTGATTTAAGTCATAACAAATTAAAGAGTATCCCAAAAAATATAAGCAGACTGAAAAAACTAAAAATTGCGTTTTTCTCATTTAACGACTTTACTCATGTTCCCGCAGAATTTAAAGAGTGTGAAAATCTTTATATGCTTGGACTTAAATCCAACAAGATAGAGAAGTTTGATGAGGATATCTTGCCAACAACAATAAGTTGGCTCATACTCACTGATAACAGATTGACGTCTCTTCCAAATTCTATAGGCAAACTCACAAAACTTCAAAAATTCCCTTTAGCCGGCAATAGACTTACGGCTTTACCAGAGAGTATGCAAGCGTGTACGAATTTAGAGCTTATGCGTTTATCTGCAAATAACTTTGGAGAACTTCCCTCTTGGTTATTTAAACTTCCTAAACTCTCATGGTTGGCATTTTCTGGTAATCCATGTTCAGTGAGCCATGAGTTGCAATCAAAAGAGATAGCACTCGAAGATATTCAAGTCAAAGAGCTACTAGGTGAGGGTGCTTCGGGAGAGATATATAAAGCTTACTCAAAAGAGTTAGGTAATGAAGTTGCATTGAAACTCTTTAAGGGTGCCGTGACAAGTGATGGATACGCAAAAGATGAGATGAATGCGTATCTACATGTAAAAGAGCATCCAAATCTCATAAAAGTACTAGCGAAGATAAAAGATGAAGAGAAGTTAGGCGTAGTTCTAGAGTATATCAGTTCTGATTATGTAAATCTTGGCAATCCTCCAAACTTTGATACCTGTTCGCGTGATACTTATGAAGATGGAACTCTCTTTGATATAGAGACTATTCGTTCAGTTGTAAGTTCCATAGCCTCAGTGGCTAAACATATGCATGAACATAACCTTATGCATGGAGACCTTTACGCTCATAATATTTTGCTAAATGCCAATAATAGTTGTTACTTAGGTGATTTTGGAGCCGCTAGTTTTTATGAGAATAAGAATAATATGCATGAAAAGTTAGAAGTAAGAGCCTTTGGCTGCCTTTTAGAAGAGCTGCTTTTAAGAAGTAGCTCTAAAGAGTGCAGCAGTTTTAAAATGCTTGATGATTTAAAAGATAAGTGCATGAGTGAAGACGTAGATAGTAGACCTCTTTTTAAAGAGATGCAGATTTATGAGGAGTATATATTATGA
- a CDS encoding SLC13 family permease, with amino-acid sequence MSEYKDQFLKIGVGIIFGLIAYMLASLIFNTTQAMLLGLITLLVVLWTNEALPLGVVSLLPIVLFPMFDIIDTKATAINYANPIIYLFLGGFMLAIGVEKTKLHIYIADKMLDIFPSTPRGMIFSFALTAGLLSSILSNTTTTLLLISIALFITEDVKLKMRFALAVAYGASIGGILTPIGTAPNMILLGIMQEHNLETIAFFQWIWMTLPLVLIMLTSVTFLLSLGLEKKQIPREQSSHTLDKKQKKVLFLLASLGILLLINAQIKPYWSGLGLNESGILLSFGLLLFMPPFNILEWKSDNIKIPYEIIFLFGAGFSIAIAFETIGLADEVASYLLSITHLPPIILLFSVAFLITFTTEITSNTALTSIMLPVIYSVAQQAGINMTLFMMVAAICASYAFMLPIATPPNAIAMSSGVVHVKDMIRYGVVLNLLGIFFIVMIGEYFWRIVL; translated from the coding sequence ATGAGTGAGTACAAAGATCAGTTTTTAAAGATAGGAGTAGGAATTATTTTTGGGTTGATTGCATATATGCTAGCCTCACTTATATTTAATACTACTCAAGCAATGCTATTAGGTCTTATTACTCTCTTAGTAGTGCTATGGACAAACGAAGCGCTCCCTTTAGGTGTTGTCTCACTACTTCCCATTGTACTCTTTCCAATGTTTGACATTATAGATACAAAAGCAACTGCTATAAATTATGCAAATCCCATTATCTATCTTTTCTTAGGTGGATTTATGCTTGCTATTGGCGTTGAAAAAACAAAGTTGCATATTTATATAGCGGACAAAATGTTAGACATCTTTCCTTCCACACCAAGAGGCATGATATTTTCATTTGCTCTAACTGCGGGACTACTCAGTTCAATCCTCTCAAATACCACAACAACTCTTCTTTTAATCTCCATAGCACTCTTTATAACGGAAGATGTAAAGTTAAAGATGCGATTTGCTTTAGCGGTAGCTTATGGAGCAAGCATAGGGGGAATTTTAACGCCCATAGGAACTGCTCCAAATATGATTCTTTTAGGAATTATGCAAGAGCATAACTTAGAGACTATCGCTTTTTTTCAGTGGATATGGATGACTCTTCCCCTTGTACTTATCATGCTTACTAGTGTGACATTTCTACTCTCTTTGGGGCTTGAGAAAAAACAGATACCAAGAGAGCAGAGTTCACATACTCTAGATAAAAAACAGAAGAAAGTTCTTTTTCTACTTGCATCATTAGGAATATTACTATTGATAAATGCACAGATAAAACCATATTGGAGCGGTCTTGGCCTAAATGAGAGTGGAATTCTTCTTAGTTTTGGACTGCTACTTTTTATGCCACCCTTTAATATTTTAGAGTGGAAGAGCGATAATATTAAAATTCCATATGAGATTATTTTTCTTTTTGGTGCCGGTTTTTCCATTGCAATAGCATTTGAAACTATAGGCTTGGCTGATGAGGTTGCGTCTTATCTTTTAAGTATTACTCATTTGCCACCTATTATTTTGCTCTTTAGCGTGGCATTTCTAATTACTTTTACAACAGAGATAACATCAAATACGGCATTAACATCCATAATGCTTCCTGTAATTTACTCAGTTGCGCAACAAGCGGGGATAAATATGACACTCTTTATGATGGTAGCGGCTATCTGTGCTAGTTACGCATTTATGTTGCCAATAGCCACGCCTCCAAACGCCATTGCTATGAGTAGTGGAGTTGTGCACGTAAAAGATATGATTCGTTATGGGGTTGTACTTAACCTTCTTGGTATCTTTTTTATTGTTATGATAGGAGAGTATTTTTGGAGAATTGTTTTATAG
- a CDS encoding Dabb family protein, with protein MIVHIVMFKFQKEDMALNIAKVKHKLEKLEQLIPELKSIEVGVNFDESDRAFDLSLYSTFETQEDLEIYAGHEEHLKVVELIKSVTLESKVVDYVLDYASE; from the coding sequence ATGATAGTTCATATAGTAATGTTTAAGTTTCAAAAAGAGGATATGGCGTTAAATATCGCAAAAGTAAAGCATAAGTTAGAAAAGCTTGAGCAGTTAATTCCTGAGTTGAAGTCTATAGAAGTGGGTGTGAATTTTGACGAATCAGATCGTGCGTTTGATCTCTCTTTATACTCAACGTTTGAAACTCAAGAAGATTTGGAAATCTATGCGGGACATGAAGAACACCTTAAAGTTGTAGAACTTATAAAGAGTGTAACATTAGAGTCTAAAGTCGTAGATTATGTTTTAGACTATGCTTCAGAGTAG
- a CDS encoding c-type cytochrome, with amino-acid sequence MKNILLTTLLLGSTLFATDGYEVFKNKCQSCHAEMMTSEYALAHINTLVAPPMVEVSNRLKENIQTTDEEEDVNRYLFILFVKDYIINPNLDNSMCNSGAIEKFGTMPSLKGKINEDEKQAVAEWLYDRYENVKF; translated from the coding sequence ATGAAAAATATACTACTAACTACTCTACTCCTTGGTTCAACACTTTTTGCAACTGATGGATATGAGGTTTTTAAAAATAAATGTCAATCTTGTCATGCAGAGATGATGACTTCTGAGTATGCCCTAGCCCATATAAACACTCTTGTGGCTCCACCAATGGTTGAAGTCTCTAATCGCTTAAAAGAGAACATACAAACAACTGATGAAGAAGAGGATGTAAATCGCTATCTTTTTATACTTTTTGTAAAAGATTATATAATCAATCCAAATCTTGACAATAGCATGTGTAACAGTGGAGCGATTGAGAAATTTGGAACAATGCCATCACTCAAAGGTAAAATAAACGAAGATGAAAAACAAGCTGTAGCGGAGTGGCTCTATGATAGATACGAAAATGTAAAGTTTTAA
- a CDS encoding M48 family metallopeptidase, with amino-acid sequence MLMTITGIYTLYLLITLYTSVMQIGFINHSKTKEAVLLTPAEFLKAGNYGVAKEKLSIVNAFVDYLIFIAWIGFGIKALQNNILFENDVIYNIAIVMGFVVINSLVSLPFAYYEKFVLDTQFGFNKSTMGQWIKDTLISFVMTLVFGSVVVWGVYEIISNFTLWWLWSFVFIFAVVILINMLYPAFRAMFFDKLTPLQDETLDDEIKTLMDKTGFVSSGVFVSDASKRDARLNAYFGGFGKAKRVVLFDTLIEKLTTKELLAVLGHELGHFAHGDIYKNIALVGSMLLAMFAIFGNLPDTLYLELGLSSEPYVLMILLMLFIPVLGFIMMPIMGIVSRHNEYAADRMGSELGGEAGAIELANALKKLVTENKSYPLSHPVYIFFHYTHPPVLERLRELGVDI; translated from the coding sequence ATGTTGATGACAATTACAGGTATATATACCTTATATCTACTCATTACTTTATATACAAGTGTAATGCAGATTGGGTTTATAAATCACTCAAAAACAAAAGAGGCAGTTTTACTTACTCCAGCAGAGTTTTTAAAAGCTGGTAACTATGGTGTTGCTAAAGAGAAGCTCTCTATCGTAAACGCATTTGTGGACTACTTGATATTTATTGCATGGATAGGTTTTGGGATTAAAGCATTACAAAACAATATCTTATTTGAGAATGACGTAATTTATAATATAGCAATCGTTATGGGATTTGTAGTGATTAACTCTCTTGTATCTCTACCGTTTGCATACTATGAAAAGTTTGTTTTAGATACTCAGTTTGGCTTTAACAAGTCCACAATGGGCCAGTGGATAAAAGATACACTTATATCTTTTGTGATGACATTAGTTTTTGGCTCAGTGGTTGTTTGGGGTGTTTATGAAATTATCTCCAATTTCACACTCTGGTGGTTATGGAGTTTTGTTTTTATATTTGCAGTAGTTATTCTTATAAATATGTTATATCCAGCGTTTAGAGCAATGTTTTTTGACAAATTAACACCACTTCAAGATGAAACTCTTGATGATGAGATAAAGACTCTTATGGATAAAACTGGTTTTGTAAGTTCAGGAGTCTTTGTAAGTGATGCTTCTAAGCGCGATGCAAGACTCAATGCATATTTTGGTGGGTTTGGTAAGGCAAAACGTGTTGTTCTTTTTGATACTTTGATAGAAAAACTGACAACTAAAGAATTACTTGCTGTTTTAGGACATGAACTTGGACACTTTGCTCATGGAGATATATATAAAAATATAGCACTTGTTGGTAGTATGCTCTTAGCAATGTTTGCTATATTTGGCAATCTACCAGATACTCTTTATCTTGAGTTAGGTTTGAGTAGCGAGCCATATGTACTTATGATACTGCTTATGCTTTTTATACCGGTTTTAGGTTTTATAATGATGCCAATAATGGGAATAGTAAGTAGACATAATGAGTATGCCGCAGATAGAATGGGAAGTGAACTTGGAGGAGAAGCAGGTGCAATAGAACTTGCAAATGCTCTTAAAAAACTAGTGACTGAGAATAAAAGTTATCCTTTATCTCATCCAGTGTATATATTTTTTCACTATACACATCCACCAGTATTAGAGCGTTTAAGAGAGTTAGGTGTAGATATTTAA